The proteins below come from a single Heliangelus exortis chromosome 31, bHelExo1.hap1, whole genome shotgun sequence genomic window:
- the SMAGP gene encoding small cell adhesion glycoprotein: MEGSQHPLTAEELTTPLLKKTLNPPLHEDANTVVIAVVITLVFLTLLTVLVVIIIYLYRNKGSYLTYEQPVAEAVAVQMEEAPAKEKRNILSEPADRNWLRSSSSHPSSAPGCL; this comes from the exons AAGAGCTGACAACACCCCTCCTGAAGAAGACCCTGAACCCACCTCTCCATGAGGATGCCAACACCGTGGTCATCGCAG TTGTCATCACCCTGGTGTTCCTCACCCTGCTGACAGTCCTGGTGGTGATCATCATCTACCTGTACAGAAACAAAGGCAGCTACCTCACCTACGAGCAGCCCGTGGCAGAGGCCGTGGCGGTGCAGATGGAGGAGGCTCCAGccaaagaaaagaggaatattttATCTGAGCCAGCAG ACAGGAACTGGttgaggagcagctccagccatccctcctctgctccaggctgcctgTAA